A single region of the Liolophura sinensis isolate JHLJ2023 chromosome 9, CUHK_Ljap_v2, whole genome shotgun sequence genome encodes:
- the LOC135475774 gene encoding soluble guanylate cyclase gcy-35-like gives MRVNSETSVQVDSKSTWRFLFCEVDPISERGKRQQFLIMLTIVSVPLLGVTIFAGSMLYNRVQEHIALSSVRLQIESCKALGDLIHALQLERAHTIFLHETRKNLSTMLNDDEYRQTNKELGKNQHWSRCGKNDQYQSVDEFVQALNKHRHMLMNNQINISKYLAFYNGIVQNFLQTIVEHIQTLPERSMWNHLLAYKMILTAKENIGITITLGIKYFFEGRLNWKDYQTYVVHDALGADHYETFKVYCEIENSENSCPVFEIEVYRSKILQNKEMVRSEMLADQYYVAMIKHIACMRRLARELKEKVLAESLVQLRQTDRQVIFAICVFIIVIGVSVVLVYLLHKLVLKLQLFAMDISLKSLQLEQEKKKSDSLLFQMLPHQVALQLKMNQKVEAEHFESVTIYFSDIVGFTRISAQSSPMQVVDLLNSLYFLCDDCVEHYDAYKVETIGDAYMVVSGLPRRNGNRHVSEIALFSLHLLKAMTKYRIPHRQTETLQLRIGVHTGACVAGVVGNKMPRYCLFGDTVNTTSRMESTGLPSRIHISSETKMALERFGGFRTQRRGKVDIKGKGTMETHWLVGSSHSDRRGSSLNI, from the exons ATGCGAGTAAATAGTGAAACATCGGTACAAGTGGACAGCAAATCCACATGGAGGTTCTTATTTTGCGAGGTGGATCCTATCTCAGAGAGAGGGAAAAGGCAGCAGTTCCTGATCATGTTGACTATCGTGTCCGTTCCGCTACTTGGCGTCACAATCTTTGCGGGATCCATGCTTTACAACAGGGTTCAAGAGCACATCGCGTTGTCGTCGGTGCGTCTTCAGATTGAGAGCTGCAAAGCGCTTGGGGACCTCATTCACGCTTTGCAGTTAGAACGTGCACATACGATATTTCTTCACGAAACGAGGAAAAACCTTAGCACAATGCTGAACGATGACGAATACCGTCAGACGAATAAAGAGTTGGGTAAAAACCAGCACTGGTCAAGGTGTGGGAAAAACGACCAGTATCAGTCTGTCGATGAGTTCGTACAGGCACTCAATAAACACAGGCATATGCTGATGAACAACCAGATTAACATTAGTAAGTATCTAGCCTTTTACAACGGGATAGTTCAGAATTTTTTACAGACGATTGTGGAACATATACAAACGTTGCCTGAGCGAAGCATGTGGAATCATTTGCTCGCCTATAAGATGATCCTTACAGCTAAAGAGAACATCGGAATAACAATCACGCTTGGAATCAAATATTTCTTCGAAGGCCGCCTGAATTGGAAAGATTACCAGACTTACGTCGTTCACGACGCGCTGGGAGCTGATCATTACGAAACCTTCAAAGTCTACTGCGAAATAGAAAACTCGGAGAATAGCTGCCCCGTTTTTGAAATAGAAGTTTACCGATCAAAAATTCTGCAAAATAAAGAGATGGTCAGGTCTGAGATGCTGGCTGACCAGTACTACGTTGCGATGATTAAACACATTGCCTGTATGCGAAGGCTAGCCAGAGAACTGAAGGAGAAGGTATTAGCCGAGAGTCTAGTGCAACTGAGACAAACAGACCGACAAGTGATCTTTGCCATCTGTGTCTTCATCATCGTAATTGGAGTCTCCGTCGTTCTCGTGTATCTTCTCCACAAACTCGTTTTAAAACTGCAGCTTTTTGCTATGGACATTTCACTGAAATCTCTCCAGCTGgaacaggaaaagaaaaaatccGATTCTCTCCTCTTCCAAATGCTTCCCCACCAGGTGGCTCTTCAGTTGAAAATGAACCAGAAAGTCGAGGCCGAACATTTTGAGAGCGTCACGATATACTTCAGTGACATAGTCGGTTTCACCAGAATATCTGCCCAAAGTTCACCGATGCAAGTAGTAGATCTTCTTAACAGTTTGTACTTCCTCTGTGACGACTGCGTTGAGCATTACGATGCTTATAAAGTGGAGACTATTGGCGACGCGTACATGGTGGTCAGTGGACTGCCGCGGAGGAATGGAAACCGTCACGTCAGCGAAATAGCACTGTTCTCTCTTCATTTACTGAAAGCTATGACCAAGTACCGTATTCCTCATCGTCAGACAGAAACCCTTCAACTAAGAATAGGTGTGCATACTG GAGCTTGTGTGGCCGGAGTTGTTGGAAACAAAATGCCCAGGTACTGTTTGTTTGGTGACACAGTCAACACGACATCCAGGATGGAGTCGACGGGGTTGC CCTCGCGAATCCATATAAGTAGCGAGACAAAGATGGCATTGGAGAGGTTTGGTGGCTTCCGCACGCAGAGAAGGGGAAAAGTGGACATCAAG gGAAAAGGAACAATGGAGACACATTGGTTGGTAGGATCGTCTCATTCAGATCGCAGAGGATCTTCACTTAATATATAA